AGCGCCGCCCAGCCCAGGCCCCAGACGGGCAGGGCGTACGTGACGGCGGTGACCTGCGTGGGGCTGACGCGGGCCAGCAGACCGTAGTACAGCAGGTACGCCAGTCCGCTGCCGACGATGCCCAGGAACGCGACGGCGCCCACGGCGGTCAGGGTCAGGGGGGCGGGCGCCGGGCCGATCAGCGCGACGGGCAGCAGCATGACGCTGCTGAGGCCCAGTTGCGTGGTCGCCAGCCCCACGGGGTTCAGGCCGCCCAGGGTGCGTTTGGCGATGGTGGTGGCGACCGCGTACCCCAGGCTGGCGAGCAGCAGGATGATCACGCCGTGCAGCGTGGCGTGCCCGCCGCCCAACCCGCCGGACACCGTGAGGGCCACGCCGCCCATGCCCAGCAGCACGCCGCCCAGCGTCAGGCCACTCAGGCGGGTGTCGCGCAGGGTCAGGCCAATCAGCAGCGCGAACAGCGGCGTGGTCGCGTTGATGATCGCCGCGATGTTGCTGCTGACCGTCTGCTCGCCCCACGCGAAGAACGACCAGGGAATCACGTTGTTGAACAGCGCCACCAGCAGCAGCGGTTTCCACAGCCGCGCGGGCGGCAGGCTGTGGCGGCCCAGCCGCAGCGCGAGCAACAGCACCGCCGCGCCGAACACCGACCGCAGCAGCGCCACCCACACGGGCGGGAACACCTCGCCACTCAGGCGGATCAGCAGGAACGACACGCCCCAGAACGCCGAGAGCAGGAACATGTCCAGCGCGTCACGGCGGGTCACGCGCGACTCCCCGGCAGGAAGGGGGCTTCGAGGTGAGCGGGCAGCGCGGGCCAGCCGTCCTCCTGCGCGGCGCCGTCCGCCCAGTTCTCCTTGCCGCTCCAGCGTTCGATGCTCAGGGCGTAGACGGCGGTGCGGGCCAGATCGGCGTCCGTGATCGGGCGGGTGTGCGTGCCCACGCGCAGGCCAGGAAAGACCCGTTCGCTGAGGGTCGTCAGGGCCGCGCGGGCGTCCTCGCCATGTAGGACGCGGGCGGTGCCGAACACGATCACGGAGCGGTACTGCACGCTCAGTTCCAGCGGGGAGTTGCTGGGCAGCAGCGCGCCGGTCTCGGTGACCTCGAAGGTGGCGGGGTGCCCCTCTGCCTCGCCCTGTTCGGTGTTCGCGCGCAGGCGGCCCACGACGTTCGTGTGGTACACGAGGTCGTGCGTTTCGGGGCGGTACGCGAAGGCCAGCGGCGTCACGAACGGCCACACGCGGCCATCCTCGCCGTGATACACGGTCGCCACGCGGCCCAGCGGCACACGCAACAGCAGGTCTTCGATCCAGGCGTCGTCCCGGCGGTTCTGCGGGCGGCGGCTGACGCTGGGGTCACGCAGCGCGGGGTCGTAGAAACTGCTCATTGGTTCGCCCCCTCCAGCAGACCCTGTCCAGTCCAGCGGAATTCCATCTGGCGGGCGGTGCGTTCGGCCAGCGTGCGCGAGTGCAGCCGCCCGACAAGGTGCAGGGTCATGTCGATGCCCGCGCTGATCCCGCCGGACGTGACCACCGCGCCCGAGTCCACCCAGGCGACGTCCGGCACGACCGTCAGCGCCGGGAACTGCCCCTGGAGGTCCGCCTGATCCTCCCAGTGGGTGGTGACGCGCCGCCCGTCCAGCAGCCCCTCCGAGGCGAGCAGGAACGCGCCGGTGCAGATCGAGGCGAGGACCTCCACCCGCGCCGATTGCGCCCGCACCCAAGCGCACACACGCCCGTCAGCCAGTGGTGCGTCCATCACACCGCCGGGCACGATCAGCACGTCCAGCGGCGGGTGATCGTCCAGCGTGGCGTGCGGCAGGACCCGGAAACCCCCTCGCCCGACCGCCGGGGCGCCGGACGCGCCGATCAGGACCGGCTGGAAGGGCGGCTCCTCGCCGTCCCGCCCGGCCAGTCGCGTGGCGACACTCAGGACCTCAAAGGGGCCGCCCAGGTCGAGGACCTCGATGCCGTCGAAGATCAGGATGCCGACGGTGCGGGTCATAGCAACTCCGATTGAATGGTTGGCACAACCAGCTCAATCCGAGCGGATGCGAGCAGGAGTAAGGCGGAGTCCGGGCGTTGAGTGAGCAACCCGGCGCCCTCCCGGGGTGTGAACGAAACAGACGGACGCCGCGTCATGCCGTCCCCCGAGCCAGCGGGAGGCTGAAGTGGTGGGCGGTGACGTTCATCCCGGCGCGGTGGTACAGGCGGTGGGCCGTAAAGCGCGTCTCCCCCACTCCGGAGTCGAGGTGCAGTTCTGCGCAGTCAAGCTCGCGGGCGCGGCCCTCCAGCCAGTGCAGCAGCGCGCGGGCGTGGCCGCGTCCACGGTATTCGGGGAGGGTGCTGAGGTCGTCCACGTACAGGGTGCGCCCGGCCCAGAGCAGGTGCATGACGCGGTACCCGGCGACGGCGGCGGCCTCCTCGCGGCCCGGTTCGAAGGTGCCGACCAGCGCGTAGCCCTCGGGCGCGGTGGTGGTCAGGAAGGCGCGCAGGGCGTCCGGCGTGGCGGTATGGGGTGATACGGATTCCGTCTGTTTCGTTAACAACCCGGAAGGGCACCGGGTTGCCAACTCCACGCCCGGAACCCGTTTCGCTCCTGCTCGCTCTGCTCGGGTTGAAAGTTTCTGCAAACCTTTCAACCGGAGTCCGTATGAGTCGGGCCGCAGGGCGCGCAGGGCCGGGAGGGCCAGATGCGCCTGCGCGGGCGGAATGGGTCGGAGGTCACGGGGCTCGGTCATGGGCGTAGAGTAGGGGGCATGGTGGCCCCCTCGAAAGCTCCACTTCCCGCTCAGATACGGGGGCCACTGACGGCCCGTGCGGATGAGCTGCCCTTCCCGCTGGACCTGCGCCGCGACCAGACTGACGCGCTGCACGCGCAACTGGCCCGGCAGATCCGCGAGGCGGTCCTCTCGGGCCTGCTGCCGGGCGGCACGCCGCTGCCCGGTACGCGCACGCTGGCGCGGACGCTGGGGGTCACGCGCGGCGTCGTGGAGGCGGCGTACGCGGAACTGCTCGCGGACGGCACGGCGCAGGCCGAGGTGGGGCGCGGCACCCGCGTGCGCGACGAGACACCCGCGCCCGCCCCGCAGGTTCCGACCGGTGTGGCGGGCGTTCCGGCGTGGCTGCCGGTCATCCCTCCGCTGCCGGTGGACGGGCCGGGCGTGCGTCCGGGGCTGGATTTCCGGGTGGGCGTGACCGGGACCGCCACCCTGGACCTGCGGGCGTGGCGGCAGGCCTGGGCGGACGCGGCGCGTGAGGAGGTCAGCGGCGGGTACGCCGACCCGGCGGGCGAACAGCGGCTGCGCGCGGCCCTGGCGGCGTTCGCGGGGCGGCAGCGTGGGCTGGGCGCGCAGGCGGAGGATGTGCTCGTGACGGGCGGGACGCTGCACGCCCTGAACCTGATCGTGCGCGCGCTGCTGCCGCCGGGGTCGCGGGTCCTGATGGAGAATCCGGGGTACCGCGCAGCGCGGCAGGTGCTGCTGGACGCCGGGCACGAGGTCGTTCCCGTGCCGGTGGACGCCGACGGCCTGATCGTGAACGCGGACACGCCCGCCGCGCGGCTGGTGTACGTGACGCCCAGCCACCAGTTTCCGCTGGGGGGCCGCATGTGCCTGCCCCGGCGGCTGGCGCTGCTGGAGTGGGCGGCCCGGCATGACGCGCTGATCGTCGAGGACGACTACGACGGCGAGTTCCGCTACGGCGCGCCCCCGCTGCCGCCCCTGGCCGCGCTGGCCGCGCAGACGGGCGCGGGGGGGCGGGTGCTGTACCTGGGCACACTGAGCAAGGTCCTGACCCCCTCGGTGCGGACGGGGTTCGTCGTGGCCGCACCGCCGCTACTGTCGCGGCTGGTGCGGGCGCGGACGCTGCTGGACTTCGGGCCGCCCGTTCAGGTGCAGTCGGCCCTGACGCACCTGCTGAGCGGCGGGCATGTGGACCGGCACATCCGCCGCTCGCGCCGGTGGCACGCGCAGGTCCGCGCGGCGCTGACCGAATCACTGAATGGTCTGGACGGACTGGCACACCTGGGCGGCATCGAGGCGGGCCTGCACGTCTGCCTGCACCTCCACCCCGCGCTGCCCGCTTCGGTTGTGGCGGCGGAACTGGCCGCGCAGGGCGTTCACGTGACCACCCTGGACACCTACACGCAGGGCGAACCCCAGAACGCGCTGCTGCTGGGGCACGGGGGTCTCAGCGCGGCGCAGGCGGCGGCAGGCGGGCGCGTGATCGCGGGCACCCTGCGAAAGCGTGCTGCCCGCGCGGGCCTCACGCCGTACTGTGAAGCATGACCGCAAGGCCCCCAGAACGCCCATGTCATGCAGAACGCCCATGTCATGCGGACTGCCGTTTGTTTCGCTGACAATCCGCCCCCACACCGGCCCTGCCAGTTCCACGTCGGCGCGGCGCGTCCGTTCCGTCGCTCAGCGGCGGCCCTTGACCAGCCACGCGTGTTCCTCGATTCCGGCGGCCTGGTTGGCGGCGCGGGCCATGACGAACAGCAGGTCCGACAGCCGGTTCAGGTACACCTGCACGTGCGCGTTGGCGTCCTCCTCGTGCAGCAGGCGGATCACCTCGCGTTCGGCGCGGCGGGCGACGGTGCGGGCCACGTGCAGGCTGGCGGCGGCGGGCGTACCGCCGGGGTGCACGAAGCCCGTGAAGGGCGGCGCGGCCTCCTGGTAGCGGTCGATCATGGCCTCAATGAACGTCACGTCCTGTTCGTCCATGCGGGTGATCTTCTTCTCGTAGGTGGTGCCGCTGCGGGTGGCGAGGTCGGCGCCGACGTCGAACAGGGCGTTCTGGAGGTATTCCAGGTCGGCGTCCAGGGCCGGGTCGGGTTTGTGGCTGCGGGTGTTGTGCGCGCGGGCTAGTCCGATGGCGCTGTTCAGTTCGTCGACGGTGCCGTACGCTTCCACGCGGATGTTCGCCTTGCTGACGCGGTCCGCGCCGTACAGGCCGGTTGTGCCGCCGTCGCCGGTCTTGGTGTAGAGCTTCATGCCCCACAGGGTAGTGGATGGTGAACGGTTGATGGTTGACGGAAGGTCCGGCGACCCTCTATCAACCTTCAACTGGCGGCGGTCTTTACCGTCCGGTGGCTTCGGTCAGTTCGCGCAGGGTCGTGGCGATGTCGGGGCGCAGGTCGGCGGCGCGGTACCGCCACGTCCAGTTGTGGTCGCCGGTGGTGCCGGGCAGGTTCATGCGGGCGTCCGTGCCGAGGTTCAGGAGGTCCTGGAGGGGCACGACGGCCAGCGCGGCGCGGCTCTCGAAGGCCATGCGGGTCAGCTGGGCGGCGAAGGTGTCCTCGGCGGGGTCGCTGCTGGTGTACACGCGGAAGTTGTGTTTTTCCTGTTCGCTGGCGTGCGCCCACCAGCCGCGGGTGGTGTCGTTGTCGTGCGTGCCGGAGTACACGACCTGGTTCTCGCGGAGGTTGTGCGGCAGGAAGTCGTTCACGCTGAAGTCGCCGCCGCCGAACGCGAACTGCAGGACGGCCATGCCGGGGAAGGCGAAGTCGTCGCGGAGTTTCTCGACGTCGGGCGTGATGACGCCCAGGTCCTCGGCGATGATAGGCAGGACGCCCAGCGCCTCGCGGACGGCCGTGAACATCTCGTGGCCCATGGCGGGCACCCACTGGCCGTGGATGGCGGTGTCGGCGGGGAAGGGAATCTCCCAGCTGGCCGCGAAGCCCCGGAAGTGGTCGATGCGGATCAGGTCGAAGAGTTTCAGGCTGCCCTGGAACCGGTCGATCCACCACTGGAAGCCGGTGTCCTGCATGGCCTGCCAGTTGTACAACGGGTTGCCCCACAGCTGGCCGGTCTCGCTGAAGTAGTCCGGCGGGACGCCCGCCACGACGGTCGGCTGGCCCTGGTCGTCGAAGTAGAACTGGTCGCGGTTGGCCCAGACGTCGCTGCTGTCCATGGCGACGAAGATGGGAATGTCCCCGATGATCTGGATGCCCTTCTCGGCGGCGTAGCGGCGCAGCACCGTCCACTGCCGGAAGAACAGGAACTGGATGAACTTCACGCGTTCGGTGGTGCTGGCCAGTTGCTCGCGGGCGGCGGCCAGCGCCTCGGGGTGGCGGTCGCGGGTGGCGGGCTCCCAGGCGTTCCAGGGCAGGCCGCCGTGCGCGTCCTTAAGGGCCATGAACAGCGCGTAGTCGTCGAGCCACGCGGCTTCCTCGTGCTTGAAGGCCTCGAAGTCGGCTTTCAGGTGCTGGGCGCCGCCGAAGGCGTAGTGGGCGTGGGCGCGGCCCAGCATCTGGTTGCGCCACACGTACTGCTGCCCGAAGTCGACCTTGTCGGCGTTGAAGTCCGGCAGGGCGTTGAAGTCGGTGTCTTCCAGCAGGCCGTGTTCGCGCAGGGCGGTCAGGTCGATCAGGTAGGGGTTCCCGGCGAAGGCGCTGAACGCCTGGTAGGGGCTGTCGCCGTAGCCGGTGGGGCCGAGCGGCATGACCTGCCAGTACTTCTGTCCGGCTCGGGAGAGCCAGTCCACGAAGGCGCGGGCGTGCGCGCCGAGTTCCCCGATGCCGTAGGGGCCGGGGAGGCTGGTGGGGTGCAGCAGAACGCCGCTGGATCGTGTGATGGTCATGGGAACCTCCTGGGGGGGCGACTTCGGGGCCGTTGGCGTGCGCGGAACTAAAGATCGGGAACCTTCACGGCGAATGGAAGTGATTCCACGTTGACTGTCAAGGATAGTACCGTGAAGGCGCGGCGCCGGTCACCCCAGGTGAAAGAAACCCCTACGGGAACCTGCCCGCCCCCACCGCGCGGCCCCGCGTTACTTGGTGTTCAGGAAGTCCAGGATGGCCCGCGCCAGCGCCTGCGCCAGCTGCTCGCGGTACGCGGCGGACGCCAGTTTCGGCCCCTCGACCGGGTGCGACCCGAACCCCACCTCGACCAGGATGGCGGGCGTGGTGGGGTTGCGGATCACGTAGAACGCGTCGGTCTGCACGCCACGGTTCACGGCGCCCGTCGCGGCGATCAGGCGCGACTGCACCCGCTGCGCCAGCTGACGGCTGAACGAGATCTTCGCCTGCGCCAGAATGTCGCCCAGCAGGTTCTGGGCGGTGCTGGCCGCCTGACGGGTCAGCTGCTCGCCGAGGCTGCCGCCGCCGTTCTCCTGCACGGCCAGGCTGCGGTTACTGCCCGCCAGCGGCTGCCCGAAGTAGTACGTCTCGATGCCCTGCGCGGACGGCCCGGCCGAGTTCACGTGAATGCTGACGAACGCACTCACCTGCCCGTTGTTCGCCATGCGCGAGCGGGCCTCGAGGTCGGCGCTCTTGTTGGTGCTCAGGTGCCGGTCAGTGGTGCGGGTCATGATCACGTCCACCCCGTGGCGCTGCAACTCGGCGCGGGTGCGCAGGGCCACGTCCAGCGTCACGTCCTCCTCGGTCACCCAGCGGCTGACCATGCCGGGATCGATCCCGCCGTGCCCGGCATCGAGCACCACGCGCGGGCGGGCGGTCACGGCCGTGCTGGCCGGGCGGGTCACGGCGACCGGGCGGGCCGCCGCCGCCGGAATGGCCGACGCGGCGGCGCTGGTGGGCACGTCAATCACCAGCCGCGCGGGTTGCCCCCCAGCGGCGGGCAGGACGCTGCTGCGGGCGCTGCCGTGCCCGGCGGCCAGCGTGACCGTGACGGTGCTGCCCGACACGGCGTACGCGGTGACGCCCGGAGCGCGCAGCGGTCCCTGCTCGCTGGGCAGCGACACGCCCAGTTTCACAGTGATGGACTGCGCCGCCACCTTCGCGTTGATGCTGGGCGCGCTGGCCGAGGCGGGCAGGTCGAACACCAGCCGCGTGTACCCGTCGTGAGAACCGATGCGCGGCGCGGCCTGCGCCGCCGGGAACAGCAGCGCGCAGCTCAGCGCGGCGGCGGTCAGCAGGGACCGCGTGGAGGGAACAGTGGGACGCTTCACTGCGCGGAGTGTAGCGCCCACGCCCGCCCACTCGGGTGGGAACGCATGAGCCGGGACCGGCCCAGATGAGAAGGCCGCGTTCCCCGGTCCTGGGCAGGCCGCCTGAACCGAAGCTGACGGGTCTCCTCACGCCGCTCAGCGCCCCGCCCGTTACGGTGGGCCTCATGAAGCGCACCCCCTCCCCCACTCTGACGCGTCTGCTGACCGGCACGCTGACGGCCCTGACCCTGGCCGTGGGCGGCGCGCAGGCCGTCACGTTCGGCGGTCTGAACGTCACGCCGCGCGGCCCGCAGAACCTGAACCTCGAAACCGGCGCGACCGACCTGCCGCAGGGCGGCACCGCCACCGACAGCCGGGGCGGCGTGAAACTCACGGCGGCGCGCATGCAGTTACAGCCGGGGCAGCGGCTGAGCGCGCAGGACGCGACCATCACGACCCGGCAGGGCGGCACCCTGAAAGCCGCTCAGGTCACGTACGACCTGAAGGCCGGAACGGTCACCGCCACCGGGAACGTCACGTACAACGACGCCCGCTTCACGGCCCTCAGCGCGCCCAGCATGACCCTGAACGTCAAGACCGGGTTCGTGACCGCGCGCGGCGGCGTGAAGGCCAGCAAACCCGCCCTGACCGGCACCGCGCTGGCCTTCGATCCCAGCACCATGCAGGCCATGCTGTCCGGCCCGTACCGCGTGAACCAGGGCACCCTGCGCGCCGACACGGCCGCCCCCGCCGGGCGCCTGTTGCTGGTCTTCAGCGCCCGCTCGGTCGTGCGCGCTACCGAAGACCCCGACAGCAGTAACCGCAACCGCTTCGAACCGTACCTGAAGTAGGTTGATGGTTGAAAGTCGATGGTTGATAGAGGGGCGTTCCTTCCATCAACCATCGACTTTCAACCTGTCACCCTCCTACGCGTTGGGTTTCAGGAGGTGGCCGAGGCAGTGGCCGTAACTGACGCCCTGCTGCGCGTCGATCACGAGGTCCTGCACGCTGAACTCCTGCAACACGCCCAGCATGGCGTCGCGCATGCGGGTGTAGATGGTGGTGCGGGCGTGGCAGCGGTCCTCCTCGGGGCAGTGTTCGTGCCAGTTGAGGCTGATGCATGACAGCGGCGCGACCGGCCCGTCGATGGCGCGCACGACCTCGCACAGGCTGATCAGCTGGGGGCGCCGCGCCAGGGCGTACCCGCCGCCGATGCCTTTCTTGCTTTTCACGACGCCCTTGGCGGTCAGGGCCGCCAGGATGCGCACCAGGTAGGGGCGGTGAACGCCGGTCGATTCGCTGATTTCCTCGCTGGACACCCAGCGGGCCGGGTCCTGGGTGCCCAGGAATCCCAGCGCCTGAAAGGCGTACACGTCGGTGGCTGAAAGCCGCATGGCAGGCAGTGTACCGCGCCGCGCCGCCCACACCGCCCCAGGGTATGGGGGAAGGGTCTATGGCTACAGGTTCAGGCCCGCATCACCCCTCGGCACCGTACCGCTGCTGGAGGTACGCCAGCGCGACGGGGTCCACCTGACCGCCGGGCACCCAGCGTTCCTCCAGGTTCTCGGTGCCGTACAGCGCCCAGGCGGCCGCCTCGGTGTCGGTGTCCCAGGGTCCGGCGGGCAGGGCGGCGGCGTACCCCTGGCGGATCAGCAGGGCGCGCAGCCAGTCCAGCTGCTCCGGCGTGAGGGGGCGGGTGGTTTCGGGGCGGGTGAACAGCAGGTCGTGCACGTCAAGCAGGCGGGCCAGTTCCGCGCAGGGGGCGGCGTGGTCGTCGGCGCGCAGGTTCACCCAGTCGTCGGTCAGGCCGCCGTAGCCGCGCCCGGGTCCGGCGCACAGCAGCACGGCCGACTGACGGCCCCGGCGGTCCCCTCCGGCCGCGTCGCCGGCCATCAGGGCGGCCAGCAGGCGGCGCGGCAGTGGCAGGTCCGTTCCGGCCTCCCAGGCGGCGCGCATGGCGGTCACGACGCCCGGCCCGGCCAGGATGTTGCCCTGGATCGCGACGTCCGGCGCGGCGTACCCGCCCGCCCAGGCGTGGCAGTCGGGGCCGGTGAAGGTGGCGCTGCCGCCGCTGGCACTCACCAGACCGAACTGCCGCTGCGCGATGCCGGGGTCGGTCGCCTGGAAGTGCGCGCTGACGGCCTGCGCGTCCAGGCCGCTGCTCAGCAGCCGCAGCCCTTCCGGGCCGAAGGTGGGGTTCACGTAACTCTGGGTGGCGACGGCGCCCACGCCGCCCTGCACGAACGGCACCAGCGCGCCCACGGCCAGGAACTTGCTGGCGACGGCCACGCCCAGGTCGCCCGTGCGGGCGTCGCGGCCCACGATGGAAAAGGTCATGCGTGTCAGGGTACCGTCTGCGCGGGGGCGTCCGGTCGGGGTGCGTGGACGGGCCGGGCGGCAGATGCGGTAGCCTCGGACCCGATGAACTTCGCGCAGGCTGTCACCGACCGAACCCGCCGCCTGAACACCCGCCTGTGCGTGGGCCTGGACCCCCGCCTGGACGGGTACCGGGACGCCGCGCACCTGCGTACCCACACGCTGGACGTGCTGGAGGCGACCGCGCCGTACGCCGCGTGCGTCAAGCCGCAACTGGCGTTCTACGAGGCGCTGGGCCTGGAAGGAATGCGCATTCTGGAGGACGTGTGCGCGGCGGCCCGCACGCTGGGCCTGCCCGTGCTGCTGGACGCCAAACGCGGCGATATCGGCAGTACCGCGCAGGCGTACGCGCAGGGCTGGCTGACCGGACGGCACGCGGGCGCGGCCCTGACCGTCAATCCCTTCCTGGGTTTCGAGACCCTGACCCCCTTTGTGGACACGGCCCGCGCCAGTGGCGGCGCGGTGTTCGTGCTCGTGAAGACCAGCAACCCCGGACAGGCGGACCTTCAGGGGCACGGTGTCAGCGAACGCGTGGCCGACGAGATCACGCGCCTGAACGCCGCCGAGGACGGCGAGTACGCCAGCGTCGGCGCGGTCGTGGGCGCCACGCACCCGCAGGACCTCGCCGCGTTCCGCGCCCGGATGCCGCGCGCCCTGCTGCTGCTGCCGGGCCTGGGCGCCCAGGGAGCCACGGCGGCGCAACTGGCCCCCGCCTTCGACGCGGGCGGCACCGGGGCGCTGGCCAGCGCCAGCCGGGGCGTGCAGTACGCACGCGGCCTGGACGTACCGGCCAGCGTGCAGGCCGCCCGCACCTTCCGCGACGAACTGAACGCCGCACTGGCTTAGGCGGGGCACGTCTGCTCGGATTGAACAGTTCTGCCCACCAACTCAACCGGAGTCCAAATCAAAGGAGGACAACGTTTCCTCAGGCAGGAGCCTGTAGCCGCCGTCCACTGCCCGGTCACCGCTTTCAAGAGGCGTTGGAATAGGCCGGAACGAGACGCCTCTCAGGCCAGCATCGCGGCACGCCTGCTTTGTTTTCCGTGTGCACAGGAGGCGGGTTGACAGGTCTTTGATCCGGAAGGCCCCTGGAAGCGTCATTTCGGGCACCGTCAACGCGAGCCGCTCAATGGCTTCACTGTCCAGGTACAGGCTGTCCGCTTCCTTCGCCCGCATGCCAGTCACTCCGATCCGTTTTCCACGGGCGTTGTATTCGCTCTTTGCGAGGATCGTCCGCTGACGGTCAAGCACGTCGCACCACTCCAGAAGCTGAACGAGGAAGAAGGTGTCCGTATAGAGGGTGGGGTCGGTGATGACAGTCTGCGTCCTTTCGCCGTCCTGTGGTGCGACGACCTGATCCTGGACGGATAGGTCGTAGATCCTGGTGGGATGAAGGCGATAGGGAAATTCGCCAGTAGAGAGCAGTACCATCAGCATCCGCATGGACATCAGCGGCAGGATCCCCTGATCGAGATAAGGGAAGTCCACCTGCTGCAAGCGTGCCAGTTCACCGATAAATTCCACGGGGGTGGGTGCCCTGGAGGTGTAGTCAATGGTGGGGTTCGTGAAGGTGGCATCACCCCAGTGAGGGAAGCGAATCAACCTGGCGTCCCACTGACCGCTCTCTGTCACCTGTCTGAGGTCGTTCTCGATCTGGTAGATCATGCGACGCCTTCCTCGTTGCCCTTCTAGGGGACTACCTGGCTGATTTTCGCCACCCTCCTACTCGACGGGCGGGTGCTTCTCGGCGGGTTGCAGGCTGAGCAGCAGGGCGGCCCCGATGACCAGGGCCGCGCCCAGCAGGGCCAGCGGCGCGGGACGCTCTGCGAACAGCAGGGCCGCCAGTCCGGCCGCCACGACGGGTTCCAGGCTGGCGATCACGCTGGCGCGCGTGGCGTTCAGGCGGCGCAGGCCCGCGCTGTACGCCAGGTACGCCAGGTACGTGCTGAAGAACGACAGGGCGATCAGGCTGCCCCAGGCGGGCGCGGTCTTGGCGCTGAACGTCACGAACGGCAGCAGGCACGCGGCCCCCACGGGCAGCGCGACGGCCAGCAGCGCGGGCGGCGCGTAGCGGTCGAAGAAGGCGCGGCCGTAGATGTAGTACAGCGAGTACGTAAACCCGGCCGTCAGGCCCAGGCCCAGCGCGGCCGGGCTGACGGTCACGCCCTGCCCGCCGCCCAGGCTGATCAGGCCGATGCCGCCCAGCGTGCCGCCGATGGCGAGGGCCTCGCGCCGGCCCAGGCGTTCGCGCCACGCCGCCCAGCCGATCAGGGCGACGAAAGCGGGCGCGGTGTACAGCAGCACGCTCGCGAGGCTCGCGCCGCCCGCCCGGACGGCCAGCTGGTAACTGCCGTAGAACACGCTGACGCCCGCCACGCCGAACGCGGCCGTGACGAGCAGGTCCCGGCCGCGTGGCAGGGGCGCGCGGATCACGGCCGCATGCAGCGCGTACAGCCCCCCGGCCAGGGCGGCGCGCCAGAACGCGACTTCCAGCGGGGCGATCCCGGCCGCCTGCGCCTGCTTGCCCAGGATGCCCAGCAGGCCCCACAGGACGGCGGCGGTCAGGATCAGCAGCGGCGCGGGAATCAGGGCGCGGGGGGCGGCGGCCGCCTGGACGTTCACGACGGGCGGGCCAGTCGGCGCCAGACCAGCGTGGTGGCGATCACGGTGATCAGCAGGCCCGCGCCGCCCAGCACGATCAGGGCGATGCTGACCCAGTCGCGCGTTTCACCCACGGCGGCCAGCGTGTCGTTCGTGAACGCCTGCGTGTCCCCGGCGGGGGCGAGCACGTCGACCGGGGTGGGCGCGCCGCTCCGTCCGGCCTGCAACGCGGTGGGCCGGGTGTCCTGCCCCGGTTTCAGGATGCCGCTGGCGGACAGGGGCGTGTACACGCTGCTGGTCACCCAGTACCCGTAGTTCCCGGCGGGAATGGCCGCGTCGATGATCAGGCTGGTGCCCTGCACCTGCACGGTCGGTGCGGGGCGGGTGGTCAGGGTGCCCAGCGTGTTCGCCTCGTGCAGGGTGGCGCCGGTGCCCGTGACGCGCAGGTGGTACTGCCAGCCGCCCTGCTCGCGCACGCGCAGGCCCGTGT
Above is a window of Deinococcus seoulensis DNA encoding:
- a CDS encoding DMT family transporter; this translates as MTRRDALDMFLLSAFWGVSFLLIRLSGEVFPPVWVALLRSVFGAAVLLLALRLGRHSLPPARLWKPLLLVALFNNVIPWSFFAWGEQTVSSNIAAIINATTPLFALLIGLTLRDTRLSGLTLGGVLLGMGGVALTVSGGLGGGHATLHGVIILLLASLGYAVATTIAKRTLGGLNPVGLATTQLGLSSVMLLPVALIGPAPAPLTLTAVGAVAFLGIVGSGLAYLLYYGLLARVSPTQVTAVTYALPVWGLGWAALAGEPVGALSVLGVLVVLSGLGLINLPPRAKPVPV
- a CDS encoding pyridoxamine 5'-phosphate oxidase family protein, with amino-acid sequence MSSFYDPALRDPSVSRRPQNRRDDAWIEDLLLRVPLGRVATVYHGEDGRVWPFVTPLAFAYRPETHDLVYHTNVVGRLRANTEQGEAEGHPATFEVTETGALLPSNSPLELSVQYRSVIVFGTARVLHGEDARAALTTLSERVFPGLRVGTHTRPITDADLARTAVYALSIERWSGKENWADGAAQEDGWPALPAHLEAPFLPGSRA
- a CDS encoding DJ-1/PfpI family protein — encoded protein: MTRTVGILIFDGIEVLDLGGPFEVLSVATRLAGRDGEEPPFQPVLIGASGAPAVGRGGFRVLPHATLDDHPPLDVLIVPGGVMDAPLADGRVCAWVRAQSARVEVLASICTGAFLLASEGLLDGRRVTTHWEDQADLQGQFPALTVVPDVAWVDSGAVVTSGGISAGIDMTLHLVGRLHSRTLAERTARQMEFRWTGQGLLEGANQ
- a CDS encoding GNAT family N-acetyltransferase; translation: MLTKQTESVSPHTATPDALRAFLTTTAPEGYALVGTFEPGREEAAAVAGYRVMHLLWAGRTLYVDDLSTLPEYRGRGHARALLHWLEGRARELDCAELHLDSGVGETRFTAHRLYHRAGMNVTAHHFSLPLARGTA
- the pdxR gene encoding MocR-like pyridoxine biosynthesis transcription factor PdxR, with protein sequence MVAPSKAPLPAQIRGPLTARADELPFPLDLRRDQTDALHAQLARQIREAVLSGLLPGGTPLPGTRTLARTLGVTRGVVEAAYAELLADGTAQAEVGRGTRVRDETPAPAPQVPTGVAGVPAWLPVIPPLPVDGPGVRPGLDFRVGVTGTATLDLRAWRQAWADAAREEVSGGYADPAGEQRLRAALAAFAGRQRGLGAQAEDVLVTGGTLHALNLIVRALLPPGSRVLMENPGYRAARQVLLDAGHEVVPVPVDADGLIVNADTPAARLVYVTPSHQFPLGGRMCLPRRLALLEWAARHDALIVEDDYDGEFRYGAPPLPPLAALAAQTGAGGRVLYLGTLSKVLTPSVRTGFVVAAPPLLSRLVRARTLLDFGPPVQVQSALTHLLSGGHVDRHIRRSRRWHAQVRAALTESLNGLDGLAHLGGIEAGLHVCLHLHPALPASVVAAELAAQGVHVTTLDTYTQGEPQNALLLGHGGLSAAQAAAGGRVIAGTLRKRAARAGLTPYCEA
- a CDS encoding cob(I)yrinic acid a,c-diamide adenosyltransferase translates to MKLYTKTGDGGTTGLYGADRVSKANIRVEAYGTVDELNSAIGLARAHNTRSHKPDPALDADLEYLQNALFDVGADLATRSGTTYEKKITRMDEQDVTFIEAMIDRYQEAAPPFTGFVHPGGTPAAASLHVARTVARRAEREVIRLLHEEDANAHVQVYLNRLSDLLFVMARAANQAAGIEEHAWLVKGRR
- the malQ gene encoding 4-alpha-glucanotransferase, with the translated sequence MTITRSSGVLLHPTSLPGPYGIGELGAHARAFVDWLSRAGQKYWQVMPLGPTGYGDSPYQAFSAFAGNPYLIDLTALREHGLLEDTDFNALPDFNADKVDFGQQYVWRNQMLGRAHAHYAFGGAQHLKADFEAFKHEEAAWLDDYALFMALKDAHGGLPWNAWEPATRDRHPEALAAAREQLASTTERVKFIQFLFFRQWTVLRRYAAEKGIQIIGDIPIFVAMDSSDVWANRDQFYFDDQGQPTVVAGVPPDYFSETGQLWGNPLYNWQAMQDTGFQWWIDRFQGSLKLFDLIRIDHFRGFAASWEIPFPADTAIHGQWVPAMGHEMFTAVREALGVLPIIAEDLGVITPDVEKLRDDFAFPGMAVLQFAFGGGDFSVNDFLPHNLRENQVVYSGTHDNDTTRGWWAHASEQEKHNFRVYTSSDPAEDTFAAQLTRMAFESRAALAVVPLQDLLNLGTDARMNLPGTTGDHNWTWRYRAADLRPDIATTLRELTEATGR